One Mycolicibacterium fortuitum subsp. fortuitum genomic window carries:
- the iniA gene encoding isoniazid-induced dynamin-like GTPase IniA produces the protein MTQPSDPRKVAAGGPARPVKVIVELIDHTSAIAATYDRGDLVERLRVAKVRISDPQIRVVIAGQLKQGKSQLLNSLLNIPVARVGDDESTVLATVVAYGEQPSARLVVARPEGAEPELIEIPPSEVTNDLRRAPQAGGREVLRVEVTAPSPLLKGGLAFVDTPGVGGLGQPHLSATLGLLPDADALLMVSDTSQEFTEPEMTFIRQAVEICPVATIVATKTDLYPHWREIVGANTGHLQRAGISTPIIPVSSVLRSHAIQLNDKELNEESNFPAIVKFLSEKVLTRENDRIRDQVVAEIHSAAEHLLLAVDSELSAFTDPGERERLTAELERRKQEAQDALQQTALWQQVLNDGIADLTADVDHDLRNRFRNITQHAEKVIDSGDPTLHWAEIGSELEEAVATAVGDNFVWAYQRAEALAAEVARTFTEAGLEAVQLPQIDARDMGAGFGEMKSLAKLEAKPIKTGHKVITGMRGSYGGVLMFGMLTSFAGLGMFNPLSLGAGLVLGRKAYKEDMENRMLRVRGEAKTNMRKFIDDVAFVVGKESRDRLKGIQRQLRDHYRGIANQTTRSLNESLQATLAAAKVEENERNNRIRELERQKNILTQVVDHAKNLAAAGI, from the coding sequence ATGACGCAACCCAGTGACCCGCGCAAGGTCGCGGCCGGCGGGCCGGCCAGACCAGTCAAGGTGATCGTCGAACTCATCGACCACACCAGCGCGATCGCCGCCACATACGACCGCGGCGATCTGGTGGAGCGTCTGCGCGTGGCGAAGGTGCGCATCAGCGATCCGCAGATCCGGGTGGTCATCGCCGGCCAGCTCAAGCAGGGCAAGAGCCAGTTGCTCAACTCGCTGCTCAACATCCCGGTGGCCCGCGTCGGCGATGACGAATCCACCGTGCTGGCCACCGTCGTGGCCTACGGCGAGCAGCCGTCGGCGCGCCTGGTGGTGGCTCGGCCCGAGGGGGCCGAACCCGAACTGATCGAAATCCCGCCCTCGGAAGTGACCAATGACCTGCGTCGCGCTCCGCAGGCCGGTGGCCGTGAGGTGCTGCGCGTCGAGGTGACCGCGCCGAGTCCATTGCTCAAGGGAGGATTGGCATTCGTCGACACCCCCGGAGTGGGCGGACTTGGGCAGCCCCACCTTTCGGCCACCCTCGGCCTGTTGCCGGACGCCGATGCGCTGCTGATGGTCAGTGACACCAGCCAGGAGTTCACCGAGCCCGAAATGACGTTCATCCGTCAGGCCGTCGAGATCTGTCCGGTGGCAACGATTGTCGCGACCAAGACCGACCTCTATCCGCACTGGCGCGAGATCGTCGGCGCCAACACCGGCCACCTGCAGCGGGCCGGCATATCGACCCCGATCATCCCGGTGTCCAGCGTGCTGCGCAGCCACGCGATCCAGCTCAACGACAAAGAGCTCAACGAGGAATCGAACTTCCCCGCCATCGTGAAATTCCTGTCCGAGAAGGTGCTGACGCGCGAGAACGACCGGATCCGCGACCAGGTGGTGGCCGAAATCCATTCCGCTGCAGAGCATCTGCTGTTGGCGGTCGACTCGGAGCTGTCGGCTTTCACCGATCCCGGCGAACGTGAGCGGCTCACCGCCGAGCTGGAACGGCGCAAGCAGGAAGCCCAGGATGCCCTGCAGCAGACCGCGCTGTGGCAACAGGTGCTCAACGACGGAATCGCCGATCTGACCGCCGACGTCGATCACGACCTGCGGAACCGGTTCCGCAACATCACCCAGCACGCCGAAAAGGTGATCGACAGCGGCGATCCGACGCTGCACTGGGCTGAGATCGGCTCGGAGCTGGAGGAGGCGGTGGCCACCGCCGTCGGCGACAACTTCGTCTGGGCCTACCAGCGGGCCGAGGCACTGGCGGCCGAGGTGGCCCGGACTTTCACCGAGGCCGGTCTGGAGGCGGTGCAGCTGCCGCAGATCGACGCGCGCGACATGGGCGCCGGATTCGGTGAGATGAAATCGCTGGCCAAGCTGGAGGCCAAGCCGATCAAGACCGGCCACAAGGTGATCACCGGAATGCGTGGTTCCTACGGCGGTGTGCTGATGTTCGGCATGCTCACCTCCTTCGCCGGCCTGGGCATGTTCAACCCGCTGTCGCTGGGCGCCGGGCTGGTGCTGGGCCGCAAGGCCTACAAGGAGGACATGGAGAACCGCATGCTCCGGGTGCGCGGTGAGGCCAAGACCAACATGCGCAAGTTCATCGACGACGTCGCGTTCGTCGTCGGCAAGGAATCCCGGGACCGCCTCAAAGGCATCCAACGGCAACTGCGCGACCACTACCGCGGCATCGCAAACCAGACCACCCGCTCGCTCAACGAATCGCTGCAGGCCACCCTCGCCGCGGCAAAGGTCGAGGAGAACGAGCGCAACAACCGCATCCGGGAACTGGAGCGTCAGAAAAACATCTTGACCCAGGTGGTCGACCACGCCAAGAACCTGGCCGCAGCGGGCATCTAA
- the iniR gene encoding isoniazid response ATPase/transcriptional regulator IniR → MTAPDPAPELPPAARSAVDAVLADPAAPVKLLLSGGVGTGKSTVLAEIRGTLREAGRVVLTRAPRSGDAAEAAFVVDDAHLLGDSEIDCLAEQVADPSATVVVACEPLTHRVPLQTLTTALERENPVLRLGPLSPADVGRVLSTALGVPATPETVRSVLAATAGLPFLLQAAADAVEAPADAARFALLQRLRRVDDATRDALMILSLSHDLGPDDVAAALRLPGGEASALVDRARAGGLVEPSHDRRFIRLVHESLAQIAGAARHHEIETSLLTSQLELSTLSADLAVRLAEHGLRDDRLAEALAEHAAHNRTRPARAARLYRAAVTAGAAAVSTRLADALALAGDCTTAARMADELLGAEDPGERATAVRIAASVAMHDGGAAQAADLFRWLGPYPDTLISSAATTSFLAAGDADAARASSRSEDAGPPTSTARAARSLADGLVLSLDQPFAVTVARLGQAITSEYQAGVVAPDTPAALVTLAALHGGDSVRARSVISRAVRAGGAGEEAFSAARHRLLLGWVKMQDGQLAAAGADAAAAESGEDLHRRDALWAAALRTAIARRSGDSGAVQKHWYAAVEVLAEYSIDLFSLLPLGELWVAGARMHQVDRLEHTLAEAWNLLNALGNPVLWSVPLHWAGVHAGILANSPGAVAPHGQALTAAAGQSAFARALANAGRTWLRVLANHVDSDEVSAAARSLAQFGLTWDGTRLASQAALQTPDVRVSQAMLQLARDLKQTSAVEEVEAGPSAPVTPVGAAPQAAPAPSSTKLSDREREVAELLLLGMPYRDIGGQLFISAKTVEHHVARIRRRLGAESRTEMLSMLRAMLTPQG, encoded by the coding sequence ATGACCGCACCGGATCCTGCTCCGGAGCTCCCGCCGGCTGCCCGATCGGCCGTCGATGCGGTGCTGGCCGACCCGGCCGCGCCGGTCAAGCTGTTGTTGTCGGGTGGCGTCGGCACCGGGAAGAGCACGGTGCTCGCGGAGATCCGCGGCACCCTGCGAGAGGCGGGCCGTGTCGTTCTGACCCGCGCGCCGCGATCGGGTGACGCAGCAGAGGCGGCGTTCGTGGTGGACGACGCCCACCTGCTCGGTGACAGCGAAATCGACTGTCTCGCAGAGCAGGTCGCGGACCCGTCGGCGACCGTGGTGGTGGCCTGCGAGCCGTTGACCCACCGCGTCCCGTTACAAACGCTGACCACGGCGCTCGAGCGGGAGAACCCGGTGCTGCGGCTCGGGCCCCTGTCGCCTGCCGACGTGGGCCGGGTGCTCAGCACGGCACTCGGGGTCCCGGCAACCCCGGAAACCGTGAGGTCGGTGCTGGCGGCCACCGCCGGCCTTCCGTTTCTGCTGCAGGCGGCCGCCGATGCGGTCGAGGCACCGGCCGACGCGGCCCGGTTCGCGCTGCTGCAGCGGTTGCGTCGGGTCGACGACGCCACGCGCGACGCGCTGATGATCCTGTCGTTGAGTCACGACCTCGGTCCCGACGACGTCGCCGCTGCCCTTCGACTGCCCGGCGGGGAGGCGTCGGCTCTGGTGGACCGTGCCCGTGCCGGCGGGCTGGTCGAGCCATCCCATGACCGCCGGTTCATCCGACTGGTTCACGAGTCGCTCGCGCAGATCGCTGGGGCGGCGCGGCACCACGAGATCGAAACCTCCCTTCTCACTTCACAACTCGAACTGTCGACCTTGTCTGCCGATCTCGCGGTGCGTCTGGCCGAGCACGGACTGCGAGATGACCGCCTGGCTGAGGCGCTGGCTGAGCACGCCGCGCACAATCGCACCCGGCCGGCGCGGGCGGCTCGGCTGTACCGAGCCGCGGTCACCGCGGGTGCAGCGGCGGTGAGCACCCGGCTGGCGGATGCACTGGCCTTGGCGGGAGACTGCACCACCGCGGCTCGCATGGCCGATGAACTCCTCGGCGCCGAGGATCCGGGCGAACGGGCCACCGCGGTACGGATCGCGGCCAGCGTCGCCATGCACGACGGCGGTGCGGCTCAGGCCGCCGACCTGTTCCGCTGGCTCGGGCCTTACCCGGACACGTTGATCAGCTCGGCGGCCACGACCTCATTTCTCGCCGCCGGTGACGCCGATGCGGCACGGGCGTCGTCGCGCTCCGAAGACGCCGGACCACCGACCTCGACCGCACGGGCGGCGCGGAGCCTGGCCGACGGTCTGGTCCTGTCGTTGGATCAGCCGTTCGCGGTGACCGTGGCACGGTTGGGGCAGGCCATCACATCGGAGTACCAGGCAGGTGTCGTCGCCCCCGACACCCCTGCCGCGCTGGTGACGTTGGCCGCGCTGCACGGTGGAGATTCGGTGCGCGCGCGCAGCGTGATCAGTCGCGCGGTCCGCGCGGGCGGCGCCGGTGAAGAGGCGTTCAGTGCGGCGCGTCACCGCCTGCTGTTGGGGTGGGTGAAGATGCAGGACGGTCAGCTCGCTGCGGCCGGCGCGGACGCCGCCGCCGCCGAATCGGGTGAGGATCTACACCGGCGAGACGCCTTGTGGGCTGCTGCGCTGCGGACCGCGATCGCCCGACGCAGCGGGGACAGCGGGGCGGTTCAGAAGCACTGGTACGCCGCGGTCGAGGTGCTCGCCGAGTATTCGATCGATCTTTTCTCGCTGTTGCCGCTGGGCGAATTGTGGGTGGCCGGCGCCAGGATGCATCAGGTCGACCGCCTCGAGCACACGCTGGCCGAGGCATGGAATCTACTGAACGCGCTCGGAAACCCCGTGTTGTGGTCGGTACCGCTGCACTGGGCCGGTGTTCACGCCGGGATTTTGGCCAACTCGCCCGGCGCCGTCGCGCCCCACGGACAGGCGCTGACGGCCGCGGCCGGTCAAAGTGCCTTCGCCCGGGCGTTGGCCAATGCCGGCCGCACCTGGTTGCGGGTGCTGGCCAATCACGTCGACAGCGATGAGGTCAGCGCCGCCGCGCGGTCACTGGCCCAGTTCGGCCTGACCTGGGACGGAACCCGTCTGGCGAGTCAGGCCGCATTGCAGACGCCCGACGTCCGGGTGTCGCAGGCGATGCTGCAATTGGCTCGCGATCTCAAGCAGACCAGTGCCGTCGAGGAGGTCGAGGCCGGGCCGTCCGCGCCGGTCACTCCGGTGGGAGCCGCGCCCCAAGCCGCACCCGCCCCTTCCTCGACCAAACTGTCCGACCGCGAACGTGAGGTGGCCGAACTGCTGCTGCTCGGGATGCCTTACCGGGACATCGGCGGTCAGTTGTTCATCTCGGCCAAGACTGTCGAGCATCATGTGGCCCGGATTCGGCGGCGTCTCGGCGCCGAGTCGCGTACCGAAATGCTGTCGATGCTCCGGGCGATGCTGACGCCGCAGGGCTAG
- a CDS encoding IniB N-terminal domain-containing protein — protein sequence MTTLIDFILDLFRSPASAASFIADPDGSLRDAGLPNVTAAQLHAVAATAAPAGVLLGGGNPVLGLQRAVADHHSIPASFGNQVASPFSPQTQFAPEVASNNDTEWASHNNVPVMSPNQDAGANAQQGAFNLGFGDITLGDKSTNTATNGGVVVDGENKGDIVSGDGAVLGDGNTMNNGDIWAGSGSHVAVGKDNAIEDNSQHAGGDLISGNDGPVISDVDMSGGHGGGASGGDSLIGIGSGGASGGDGGNAGSIILTDASTHAVGGNQTTVDGDYGSRNTQDNSVSTSIKTDTTHSVEDNSSSYTSNIASNNDTAFASNNDTLSHNDTSFGSHNDTSSALGSGNSYDSHSQSHTDVASHNATDTGFDAF from the coding sequence ATGACCACTCTGATCGACTTCATCCTGGACCTGTTCCGCAGCCCCGCCTCGGCAGCTTCGTTCATCGCCGATCCGGACGGCAGCCTGCGTGACGCCGGCCTGCCCAACGTGACGGCCGCTCAGCTGCACGCCGTCGCGGCCACCGCAGCCCCGGCCGGTGTCCTGCTCGGCGGCGGCAACCCGGTGCTCGGCCTGCAGCGCGCGGTCGCCGACCACCACAGCATCCCGGCCTCGTTCGGTAACCAGGTCGCCTCGCCCTTCTCCCCGCAGACGCAGTTCGCGCCGGAGGTGGCCAGCAACAACGACACCGAGTGGGCCAGCCACAACAACGTCCCGGTGATGAGTCCCAACCAGGACGCCGGCGCCAACGCCCAGCAGGGCGCATTCAACCTCGGCTTCGGTGACATCACCCTCGGCGACAAGAGCACCAACACCGCCACCAATGGCGGCGTGGTGGTCGACGGCGAGAACAAGGGCGACATCGTCAGCGGTGACGGCGCGGTGCTCGGCGACGGAAACACCATGAACAACGGCGACATCTGGGCCGGCTCCGGCTCGCATGTCGCGGTGGGCAAGGACAACGCCATCGAGGACAACTCGCAGCACGCCGGCGGTGACCTGATCTCCGGCAACGACGGCCCGGTGATCAGCGACGTCGACATGAGCGGCGGCCACGGTGGCGGCGCGTCCGGTGGCGACAGCCTGATCGGCATCGGCAGCGGCGGTGCATCCGGTGGCGACGGCGGCAACGCCGGCTCGATCATCCTGACCGACGCCTCGACCCACGCCGTGGGCGGCAACCAGACCACGGTCGACGGTGACTACGGCAGCCGCAACACCCAGGACAACTCGGTGAGCACCTCGATCAAGACCGACACCACGCACAGCGTCGAGGACAACTCATCGAGCTACACCTCGAACATCGCGTCGAACAACGACACCGCGTTCGCGTCCAACAACGACACCTTGTCGCACAACGACACGTCCTTCGGTTCGCACAACGACACCAGCTCGGCGCTGGGCTCGGGTAACAGCTACGACTCGCACTCGCAGTCCCACACCGACGTCGCGTCGCACAATGCGACCGACACCGGGTTCGACGCCTTCTGA
- a CDS encoding dynamin-like GTPase family protein — MSTADQVRSILGGTIKAYRGDPAYRNRPDVHNELDRIGRRLNQPIRIALAGTLKAGKSTLVNALVGEDIAPTDATEATRIVTWFRHGPTPKVTANHRGGRRANVPIARDPHDRGLTFSFAGLNPDDVVDLDVEWPAAELVDTTIIDTPGTSSLSRDVSMRTHRLLVPEDGVPRVDAVVFLLRTLNAADIALLKQIGELVGGSSGALGVIGVASRADEIGAGRIDAMMSAKDVAKRFTEEMDKTGICQAVVPVSGLLALTARTLRQSEFVALQKLAGVEPAALTKAMLSVDRFVREDDTLPVDAATRAALLDRFGMFGIRISIAVMHAGVSDSVALADELLERSGLIALRDVIDQQFAQRSELLKAHTALLSLRQFVQHNPIYATPYILADIDPLLADTHAFEELRLLGLLRSRPTTLNEDEMASLRRIIGGSGTDAASRLGLQPDAPFDGPRAAFAAAQRWRRRADHPLNDPFTTRACRAAVRSAEALVAEYSSRH; from the coding sequence GTGAGCACGGCCGATCAGGTGCGCTCGATTCTGGGCGGCACCATCAAGGCGTACCGGGGGGACCCGGCCTACCGCAATCGGCCCGACGTGCACAACGAGCTCGATCGCATCGGACGCAGGCTCAACCAGCCGATCCGCATCGCGCTGGCGGGCACGCTGAAGGCGGGCAAGTCCACGCTCGTCAACGCCCTGGTCGGGGAGGACATCGCGCCGACCGATGCCACCGAGGCAACCCGCATCGTCACCTGGTTCCGGCACGGCCCGACCCCCAAAGTGACCGCCAACCACCGCGGCGGGCGGCGTGCCAACGTGCCGATCGCGCGGGACCCGCACGATCGCGGCCTGACGTTCAGCTTCGCCGGGCTCAACCCTGACGATGTGGTGGACCTCGACGTCGAGTGGCCGGCCGCAGAGCTTGTGGACACCACGATCATCGACACCCCGGGCACGTCGTCACTGTCGCGGGACGTGTCGATGCGGACCCACCGCCTGTTGGTGCCGGAGGACGGGGTGCCCCGTGTCGACGCCGTCGTGTTCCTGCTGCGCACCCTCAACGCGGCCGACATCGCCCTGCTGAAGCAGATCGGCGAGTTGGTCGGCGGGTCGTCGGGTGCGCTCGGCGTCATCGGGGTGGCCTCGCGCGCCGACGAGATCGGTGCCGGTCGCATCGACGCGATGATGTCGGCCAAGGACGTGGCCAAGCGGTTCACCGAAGAAATGGACAAGACCGGCATCTGCCAGGCCGTCGTCCCGGTGTCCGGGCTGCTCGCCCTGACCGCCCGCACCCTGCGCCAGAGCGAATTCGTCGCTCTGCAGAAGCTGGCCGGTGTGGAGCCGGCCGCGTTGACCAAGGCGATGCTGTCGGTGGACCGGTTCGTGCGGGAGGACGACACACTGCCCGTCGACGCCGCCACCCGCGCGGCGCTGCTCGACCGGTTCGGCATGTTCGGCATCCGGATCTCGATCGCGGTCATGCACGCCGGGGTGTCCGACTCCGTCGCACTGGCCGACGAACTGCTGGAACGCAGCGGCCTGATCGCCCTGCGCGACGTGATCGACCAGCAGTTCGCGCAACGGTCAGAGTTGCTCAAGGCGCACACTGCGCTGCTGTCGTTGCGACAGTTCGTGCAGCACAACCCGATCTACGCGACTCCTTACATCCTGGCCGACATCGACCCGCTGCTCGCCGACACTCACGCCTTCGAAGAACTGCGCCTGCTCGGCCTGTTGCGCTCGCGTCCCACCACGCTGAACGAGGACGAGATGGCGTCCCTGCGCCGCATCATCGGCGGATCTGGCACTGACGCGGCCAGCCGGCTCGGCTTGCAACCGGATGCCCCGTTCGACGGGCCGCGCGCGGCCTTCGCCGCGGCGCAACGCTGGCGCAGGCGGGCCGATCATCCGCTCAACGACCCCTTCACCACGCGGGCCTGTCGGGCCGCGGTGCGCAGCGCCGAGGCACTGGTG
- a CDS encoding Hsp70 family protein, translating to MTDALGLSIGMTNLVAAREGRQPVIRRSIFTLHNDRAPDVGEYTGSGLPLAGFVERVGDPVPLVAADGSQHRGELVLAEALDVMARAAGGGAPVVIAVPAHWGPSTVGALRGALRNKPALSPDGVPPGLVPDSLTALAGLQADPGLPIEGVVVLCDFGGSGTSVTLADAGADFATIGPTVRYPDFSGDQIDQALLNHVLSGIASADNADPAGTAAVGSLTRLRAECRQAKERLSADTATAIPTELPGFNSDVRVTRPELEQLMSAPLAGLLDAVEDTLQRNNIALSSVNAVATVGGGAAIPLVTQRLSERLRAPVVTTSQPQLQSAIGAALVAERVVDAAAPTGMAPEVAAADAPTGMAPTSLGPAAWAAGATMAQPSANGGDSANVGGLAWSQDDAPGNEPVPYAGGEYETAPGSTAARPAVEFSHEEEMFDAEPAPHPWYKRPGILFGAAAAAVLLAAGGLAVTLTSSEGDSTPVTETSTTYSMGPSPEGPPPEPVTTVTEGPDGVKTTTVVAPPPPPPETTTSAPETTTTTNPTTTTTTTTTTTTTTPPTTTTTTTKPPTTTTQPPTTTKPPTTTQPPATTTAAAEGDGGA from the coding sequence ATGACCGACGCACTGGGGTTGTCGATCGGGATGACCAATCTGGTGGCAGCCCGCGAAGGCCGCCAACCGGTGATCCGCCGATCAATCTTCACACTGCACAACGACCGCGCACCCGATGTGGGCGAATACACCGGCAGCGGGCTGCCGCTGGCCGGTTTCGTCGAGCGAGTCGGCGATCCGGTACCACTGGTCGCCGCTGATGGGTCACAACACCGCGGTGAACTGGTGCTCGCCGAGGCACTGGACGTGATGGCCCGCGCTGCCGGCGGCGGTGCGCCCGTCGTGATCGCCGTACCGGCACACTGGGGCCCCAGCACCGTCGGCGCGTTGCGCGGTGCACTGCGCAACAAGCCCGCGCTGTCGCCGGACGGCGTGCCGCCCGGCTTGGTGCCCGACTCGCTGACCGCACTGGCGGGGCTGCAAGCCGATCCGGGACTACCCATCGAGGGTGTGGTGGTGCTGTGCGATTTCGGTGGCAGCGGCACGAGCGTGACACTGGCCGACGCCGGCGCCGATTTCGCCACCATCGGACCGACTGTTCGTTATCCCGATTTCTCGGGTGACCAGATCGACCAGGCGTTGCTCAACCACGTGCTCAGCGGGATCGCGTCGGCCGACAATGCCGACCCGGCGGGCACGGCGGCGGTCGGTTCACTGACGAGGCTGCGCGCCGAATGCCGTCAGGCCAAGGAGCGGTTGTCCGCCGACACCGCAACGGCGATTCCCACCGAGCTGCCCGGATTCAACTCCGATGTCAGGGTGACCCGCCCAGAACTGGAACAGCTCATGTCGGCGCCGCTGGCCGGCCTGCTGGACGCCGTTGAGGACACGTTGCAGCGCAACAACATTGCGCTGTCGAGCGTGAATGCGGTCGCGACCGTCGGCGGCGGAGCCGCGATCCCCCTGGTGACCCAGCGGCTGTCCGAGCGGTTGCGCGCACCGGTGGTGACAACGTCACAGCCTCAACTGCAGTCCGCCATCGGAGCCGCTCTCGTCGCTGAGCGAGTCGTCGACGCCGCGGCACCGACGGGCATGGCCCCGGAGGTGGCCGCTGCCGACGCTCCCACGGGCATGGCTCCGACCAGCCTGGGCCCGGCCGCCTGGGCGGCGGGGGCCACCATGGCGCAGCCGTCAGCCAACGGCGGCGATTCGGCGAACGTCGGCGGGCTGGCCTGGTCGCAGGATGATGCACCCGGAAACGAACCGGTGCCTTATGCGGGCGGCGAGTACGAGACCGCCCCGGGGTCGACGGCGGCGCGGCCTGCCGTCGAGTTCAGCCATGAAGAGGAGATGTTCGACGCCGAGCCGGCGCCCCACCCCTGGTACAAACGCCCGGGGATCCTGTTCGGGGCCGCGGCTGCGGCCGTCTTACTGGCGGCGGGCGGCCTCGCGGTGACGTTGACCAGCTCCGAGGGAGATTCCACCCCGGTCACCGAGACCAGCACCACCTACTCGATGGGCCCGTCTCCCGAGGGGCCGCCACCTGAGCCGGTCACCACCGTCACCGAGGGGCCCGACGGAGTCAAGACCACCACCGTCGTGGCGCCGCCACCGCCCCCGCCCGAGACGACGACGTCGGCACCGGAAACCACCACGACGACCAATCCGACGACGACCACCACGACTACGACGACCACCACGACTACTACGCCGCCGACGACAACGACCACCACGACAAAACCGCCGACGACGACCACCCAGCCGCCTACAACGACAAAGCCGCCGACCACCACGCAGCCGCCGGCCACGACCACTGCGGCGGCGGAGGGCGACGGCGGCGCCTAG
- a CDS encoding Rv0340 family IniB-related protein — MANTLLDFVMSLVRDPDAAAHYAADPAQAIADAHLTDVTSADVNNLIPVVSESLSAAGAGGAFGDPAAADPGGNVWASGAATAAFDAFGDHVPVDDASHAWDATASQVIDQSDGLDHSIAPGSVIDDINVLQQPLDDVSLQVNEPVIDDAPIIDQAPTPDWAHSIVEDQHHTDGGGGFDIFD, encoded by the coding sequence ATGGCGAACACATTGCTGGACTTTGTGATGTCGCTGGTTCGCGATCCCGACGCTGCTGCCCACTATGCCGCCGACCCGGCCCAGGCTATCGCCGACGCGCATCTGACCGATGTGACCAGTGCTGACGTCAACAACCTGATTCCGGTGGTGTCGGAATCGCTCTCGGCGGCGGGCGCCGGCGGCGCATTCGGAGACCCGGCTGCAGCCGACCCTGGCGGCAACGTGTGGGCCAGCGGGGCAGCCACGGCGGCGTTCGACGCCTTCGGTGACCATGTGCCCGTAGACGACGCGTCCCATGCCTGGGATGCGACGGCGAGCCAGGTGATCGATCAGTCGGATGGTTTGGACCATTCGATTGCTCCCGGATCGGTCATCGACGACATCAATGTCCTTCAGCAACCGCTCGATGACGTCTCGTTGCAGGTCAACGAGCCTGTCATCGACGATGCGCCGATCATCGACCAAGCTCCCACGCCGGATTGGGCACACTCGATCGTCGAGGACCAGCACCACACAGATGGCGGCGGCGGATTCGACATCTTCGACTGA